The Scomber japonicus isolate fScoJap1 chromosome 13, fScoJap1.pri, whole genome shotgun sequence genome includes a window with the following:
- the caln2 gene encoding calcium-binding protein 8: MPFHHVRAGLLYPDNYLSSSLTEGSEAFQLTSISTEELGEIREAFRVLDRDGNGFISKQELGMAMRSLGYMPSEVELAIIMQRLDMDGDGQVDFEEFMTILGPKLLSSDNREGFLGNTIDNIFWQFDMQQLSLDELKQVLFHAFRDHLTMKDIENIIITEEESLNETSGNCPEYEGVHPKKKNRQTCVRKSLICAFAMAFIISVMLIAANQMLRNGME; encoded by the exons ATGCCATTCCATCATGTGCGGGCGGGCCTGCTCTATCCAGACAACTACCTGAGCAGCTCCCTGACGGAGGGCAGTGAAGCTTTCCAGCTCACCAGCATCTCCACAGAGGAGCTGGGAG AGATCCGTGAGGCGTTTCGTGTTTTGGATCGGGATGGGAATGGTTTCATCTCCAAACAGGAGCTGGGAATGGCCATGCGCTCACTGGGTTACATGCCCAGCGAAGTGGAGCTGGCCATCATCATGCAGAGACTGGACATGGATG gGGACGGCCAAGTGGACTTCGAGGAGTTCATGACGATACTGGGGCCCAAACTGCTGTCGTCCGACAACAGAGAAGGCTTCCTGGGCAACACCATCGACAACATCTTCTGGCAG TTTGACATGCAGCAGCTGTCTCTGGATGAGCTGAAGCAGGTGCTGTTCCACGCCTTCCGGGACCACCTGACAATGAAGGACATAgagaacatcatcatcactgaagAGGAGAGCCTCAATGAAACCTCAGGGAACTGCCCTGAGTATGAGGGAG TCCATCCCAAGAAGAAGAATCGGCAGACATGTGTCAGGAAAAGCCTGATCTGTGCTTTTGCTATGGCTTTCATCATCAGTGTCATGCTTATCGCAGCCAATCAGATGCTGCGGAACGGCATGGAGTAA